In Deltaproteobacteria bacterium, a single window of DNA contains:
- a CDS encoding Fic family protein — protein MVRITGRYHRKTAGDEEVAAFIPHALPPADPPLALDLRARELLRAAEHALSRLELAGEMVPSIEWFVYAFVRKEAVLSSQIEGTQATLVDLLSYEAGARPEPASEVEVQEVCSYLEALTFARDELAREDGLPLSVRLLNETHRRLMKGVRGAEKQPGEVRRSQNWIGGTRPGNAAFVPPPPQEVPRLLGDLEKYLHAEDSAPALIRAGLAHVQFETIHPYLDGNGRLGRLLVILLLQEWKLLSQPLLYLSLFFKRRREDYYRVLSRVRTDGDWEGWTAFFLEGVAITAEEAVQSARALFALVGDDRARVLAASKASVVASRLFEELPRHPVVTISGMVRLLQTTKPTAAKAVSLLEEVGVLAETTGRRRDRTFSYTKYLDLLRVGTELE, from the coding sequence ATGGTAAGGATCACGGGGAGATACCATCGCAAGACCGCCGGCGACGAGGAGGTCGCGGCCTTCATCCCCCACGCGCTCCCGCCGGCCGATCCGCCCCTCGCGCTCGACCTGCGCGCCCGCGAGCTACTCCGGGCGGCCGAGCACGCACTCTCGCGGCTCGAGCTCGCCGGCGAGATGGTGCCGTCGATCGAGTGGTTCGTCTACGCCTTCGTCCGCAAGGAGGCGGTGCTCTCGTCACAGATCGAGGGCACGCAAGCGACGCTCGTGGACCTCCTCTCCTACGAGGCGGGCGCCCGGCCTGAGCCCGCGAGCGAGGTAGAGGTGCAGGAGGTTTGCAGCTACCTCGAGGCGCTGACCTTCGCCCGAGATGAGCTTGCCCGCGAGGACGGCCTGCCACTCTCGGTCCGGTTGCTCAACGAGACCCACCGTCGCCTGATGAAGGGCGTTCGCGGCGCAGAGAAGCAGCCCGGTGAGGTGCGACGCAGCCAGAATTGGATCGGCGGCACCCGACCGGGAAACGCGGCGTTCGTGCCCCCTCCACCGCAGGAGGTCCCCCGCCTCCTGGGTGATCTCGAGAAATACCTCCACGCCGAGGACTCGGCGCCGGCGCTGATTCGCGCCGGGCTCGCGCACGTGCAGTTCGAGACCATCCACCCCTATCTCGACGGAAACGGGCGCCTTGGTCGGCTGCTCGTCATCCTGCTCCTCCAGGAGTGGAAGCTGCTCTCGCAGCCGCTTCTCTACCTGAGCCTGTTCTTCAAGCGCCGGCGGGAGGACTACTACCGCGTCCTCAGCCGGGTACGAACGGACGGCGACTGGGAGGGGTGGACCGCATTCTTCCTCGAGGGAGTAGCGATCACCGCGGAGGAGGCGGTGCAGAGCGCGCGGGCCCTCTTTGCCCTGGTCGGCGATGACCGTGCGCGTGTCCTGGCTGCGAGCAAGGCGTCGGTCGTCGCGTCACGGCTCTTCGAGGAGCTGCCACGCCATCCGGTCGTGACGATCTCCGGGATGGTCAGGCTCCTCCAGACGACGAAGCCGACTGCTGCGAAGGCAGTCTCGCTCCTCGAGGAGGTTGGGGTTCTTGCCGAGACGACAGGTCGCCGGCGCGACCGGACCTTCAGCTACACGAAATACCTCGACCTCCTACGCGTCGGGACGGAGCTCGAGTAA
- a CDS encoding DUF2924 domain-containing protein, with translation MGKREQIRKDRAAAATVAEQLAALDKLSVGELVEKYREVFGVPTRTRNKSYLRKKVGWRIQELAEGGLPPRALAKIEELAPLAPVRWRSTQPGPGPAVAIVAAPGQDVTRDPRLPPAGSVLVRVHKGVEHRVTVLADGFEYQGERYQTLSHLARVIAGTPWNGYLFFGLKRRPRATEPELAGDVG, from the coding sequence ATGGGCAAGAGGGAACAGATCAGGAAGGACCGGGCCGCGGCGGCCACGGTCGCCGAGCAGCTGGCCGCGCTCGACAAGCTGTCCGTGGGCGAGCTCGTGGAGAAGTACCGCGAGGTCTTCGGCGTGCCGACCCGCACCCGGAACAAGAGCTACCTGCGAAAGAAGGTCGGCTGGCGCATCCAGGAGCTCGCCGAGGGCGGCCTGCCGCCGCGCGCGCTCGCGAAGATCGAGGAGCTGGCGCCGCTGGCGCCGGTGCGGTGGCGCTCGACGCAGCCGGGGCCGGGGCCCGCGGTCGCCATCGTGGCGGCGCCGGGGCAGGACGTCACCCGCGATCCCCGTCTGCCGCCTGCCGGCTCGGTGCTGGTCCGGGTCCACAAAGGCGTCGAGCACCGCGTGACGGTCCTCGCCGACGGCTTCGAGTACCAGGGCGAGCGCTATCAGACGCTCTCCCACCTGGCGCGGGTGATCGCCGGCACCCCCTGGAACGGGTATCTGTTCTTCGGTCTCAAGCGCCGCCCGCGAGCGACCGAGCCTGAGCTGGCCGGAGACGTCGGATGA
- the recA gene encoding recombinase RecA — METRTEKNEKSQAVTAAVAAIEKQYGKGAIMRLGEKGAAPEVEVISTGSLGLDLALGVGGLPRGRVVEIYGPESTGKTTLALHAVAEAQRAGGVCAFIDAEHALDVGYARKLGVRVDDLLLSQPDCGEQALEITDMLVKTNAVDVVVVDSVAALVPKAELEGDMGDSHVGLQARLMSQALRKLTGSCARSKTLVIFINQLRMKIGVMFGSPETTTGGNALKFYASVRLDIRRVGVLKEGESVVGSRAKVKVAKNKMASPFREAEFDLRYGEGISLAGEVIDLGVEAGLIEKSGSWYSHNATRIGQGREAARQYLLEHVDALQEVRRQLLEKHGIGKPTAFEAESADKKPVAPVAATPVAATTAPTATPAAAKPSPPTAAKPVAHAPAGAEKPAPRKPTAAAA, encoded by the coding sequence ATGGAGACCAGGACCGAGAAGAACGAGAAGAGCCAGGCCGTGACGGCAGCGGTGGCCGCGATCGAGAAGCAGTACGGCAAGGGCGCGATCATGCGCCTCGGGGAGAAGGGCGCCGCCCCCGAGGTGGAGGTCATCTCCACCGGGTCGCTGGGGCTGGACCTGGCGCTCGGGGTCGGCGGGCTACCTCGCGGCCGGGTGGTCGAGATATACGGTCCGGAGTCGACGGGCAAGACCACCCTCGCCCTGCACGCGGTGGCCGAGGCCCAGCGGGCCGGCGGGGTCTGCGCCTTCATCGACGCCGAGCACGCGCTCGACGTGGGCTACGCCAGGAAGCTCGGCGTGCGGGTGGACGACCTTCTGCTCTCGCAGCCGGACTGCGGCGAGCAGGCGCTCGAGATCACCGACATGCTGGTGAAGACGAACGCGGTCGACGTCGTGGTGGTCGACTCGGTGGCGGCCCTCGTCCCGAAGGCCGAGCTCGAGGGCGACATGGGGGACTCGCACGTGGGGCTGCAGGCCCGGCTCATGAGCCAGGCCCTGCGCAAGCTCACCGGGTCGTGTGCGCGGAGCAAGACGCTGGTCATCTTCATCAACCAGCTCCGCATGAAGATCGGTGTCATGTTCGGCAGCCCGGAGACGACGACGGGGGGCAACGCGCTCAAGTTCTACGCCTCGGTGCGGCTCGACATCCGCCGCGTCGGCGTCCTCAAGGAGGGCGAGAGCGTCGTCGGCAGCCGCGCGAAGGTGAAGGTGGCCAAGAACAAGATGGCCTCGCCCTTCCGGGAGGCGGAGTTCGACCTGCGCTACGGCGAGGGCATTTCGCTGGCCGGCGAGGTCATCGACCTCGGGGTGGAGGCCGGCCTGATCGAAAAGAGCGGCAGCTGGTACTCCCACAACGCGACCCGCATCGGCCAGGGCCGGGAGGCCGCGCGGCAGTACTTGTTGGAGCACGTCGACGCGCTCCAGGAGGTGCGGCGCCAGCTCCTCGAGAAGCACGGCATCGGGAAGCCGACCGCGTTCGAGGCCGAGAGCGCCGACAAGAAACCGGTGGCGCCGGTGGCTGCCACGCCGGTGGCCGCGACGACGGCCCCGACGGCGACCCCGGCGGCGGCCAAGCCATCACCGCCGACGGCGGCCAAGCCCGTGGCCCACGCTCCCGCGGGCGCGGAGAAGCCGGCGCCGAGGAAGCCCACGGCCGCGGCAGCCTGA
- a CDS encoding AAA family ATPase, whose amino-acid sequence MKIKRLDLLAFGPFTKETLDLSDGKPGLHVVQGPNEAGKSSTLRALKAWLFGIEARCTDNFVHDHKQLRVGGVLETSGGEELACVRRKGNKDTLLDAGTEAPIGDDTLSKLLPGLDEKLFSQLHGLDHAGLVQGGQAILEQSGDLGKSLFGAALGTMGKTNLLGELAAEADGLFKSRGQNQLINAAAAKLKEARREEKQALVSVREWKDLQKELKEAEEAVARIDAAIAEARRGKSKLERFRRVAGPLAERRELLERQAGLEDDVLLSEDFGARRQAALDKLSLAGERLQKASAKLDRVQKEAGGIDVPQGLLENREAIEELQLQLGAFQKSVRDKPAQDAKRRDHRNAAQDLLTGIRPDLDLESVETLKPLLNKKRLIATLAQDSSLLKQKTGQLEAKHRELSDEKASLEQQLEALSGPGQDVASLQAATRAARNEGDLAKALHKARSAASQHEEACSRELSRLGRFDENLEELTRQAMPEKAVLDSFERKFDALDEQARETVRRQAEAKQALGHHEESLKALLRSSQVPSLDELQAARDHREQGWQLIRGTFIDGTDPGAAATQYAGRRDLPGAYEQAVLTADDMADRLRVDAQRVQERASLESQIEAKQELLSRLDGTLSEQAASRGQLEIAWQAAWNGITDQVGTPKEMKEWLQRVEQLLQKAGQLDGAKAEVRVLEATQASHLEALTAELRKLGQQPEPETEGLEALLARCEQLASQQESATRRKRELEAALQKLELQLKNATEARRQAEEELERWGLDWAEAVEGLGLGTNPHPDLALATMEKLEALFGQLKEADTAHKRIYGMDKDEERFTAAVTQLAQRIALDMGEQTPAEVTQSLVRRLGKAQADAASLQKLRAQLRELEEEVAEARQEIQLAEQSLAALRVEAGVATDEEVAPVAERSQHKRQLASRLETLQQQLHQSGEGHRIDELEEEARELDADQAGNELTQLDAKLPVLERERDAGRDHRQALLVKLQTLDGSSKAAEAAERAEQLVAGIIPDAEQYLRLTIARLILEEQMERYRQENQTPVLRRAGELFARLSLGSFSGLRDELDDDGQPVLLGVRPDKTEVSVDGMSDGTRDQLFLALRLATIELQRDQQDPLPFVVDDILVGFDDARSKACLEVLAEFAQKTQVLVFTHHSMVAQAAKELGKEKGVFVHELTRCTPSSQP is encoded by the coding sequence GTGAAGATCAAGCGACTCGACCTGCTCGCCTTCGGTCCGTTCACCAAGGAGACCCTCGATCTGAGCGACGGCAAGCCCGGGCTGCACGTGGTGCAGGGCCCCAACGAGGCGGGCAAGAGCTCGACGCTGCGGGCGCTCAAGGCCTGGCTGTTCGGCATCGAGGCGCGCTGCACGGACAACTTTGTCCACGACCACAAGCAGCTTCGCGTGGGCGGCGTCCTCGAGACCTCGGGCGGCGAGGAGCTGGCCTGCGTGCGACGCAAGGGCAACAAGGACACGCTGCTCGACGCCGGAACGGAGGCGCCCATCGGCGACGACACCCTGAGCAAGCTGCTGCCAGGGCTCGACGAGAAGCTCTTCTCCCAGCTTCACGGCCTCGACCACGCCGGGCTCGTCCAGGGTGGCCAGGCCATCCTCGAGCAGAGCGGTGACCTCGGAAAGTCCCTCTTCGGTGCGGCGCTCGGGACCATGGGGAAGACCAACCTCCTCGGCGAGCTGGCTGCGGAGGCGGACGGCCTGTTCAAGTCCAGGGGGCAGAACCAGCTCATCAACGCCGCCGCCGCGAAGCTCAAGGAAGCCCGGCGCGAGGAGAAGCAGGCGTTGGTCTCGGTGAGAGAATGGAAGGACCTCCAGAAGGAGCTGAAGGAGGCAGAGGAGGCCGTCGCCCGGATCGATGCGGCGATCGCCGAGGCGAGACGTGGCAAGAGCAAGCTCGAGCGCTTCAGACGGGTCGCTGGGCCCCTGGCCGAGCGCCGCGAGCTGCTCGAACGCCAGGCCGGCCTGGAAGACGACGTGCTGCTCTCCGAGGACTTCGGTGCGCGTCGGCAAGCCGCCCTCGACAAGCTGTCCCTGGCCGGGGAGCGGCTGCAGAAGGCGAGCGCCAAGCTCGACCGGGTGCAAAAGGAGGCTGGCGGGATCGACGTCCCGCAGGGTCTGCTCGAGAATCGGGAGGCCATCGAGGAGCTGCAGCTTCAGCTGGGCGCCTTTCAGAAGTCGGTGAGAGACAAGCCCGCGCAGGATGCCAAGCGCCGCGATCACCGCAACGCGGCGCAGGACCTGCTCACCGGCATTCGCCCGGACCTCGACCTCGAATCGGTCGAGACCCTGAAGCCGCTCCTCAACAAGAAGCGGCTGATCGCCACCCTGGCGCAGGACTCGAGCCTGCTCAAACAGAAGACGGGGCAGCTCGAGGCCAAGCACCGCGAGCTGTCCGACGAGAAGGCCAGCCTCGAGCAGCAGCTGGAGGCCCTGTCCGGGCCCGGCCAGGACGTGGCCTCGCTGCAGGCCGCGACCCGGGCCGCCCGCAACGAAGGCGACCTGGCGAAGGCGCTCCACAAGGCCCGCAGTGCGGCGAGTCAGCACGAAGAGGCCTGCTCCCGCGAGCTGTCCCGCCTGGGCAGGTTCGACGAGAACCTCGAGGAGCTGACCCGACAGGCGATGCCCGAGAAGGCCGTGCTGGACAGCTTCGAGAGGAAGTTCGACGCGCTGGACGAGCAGGCTCGCGAGACGGTTCGTCGTCAGGCCGAGGCGAAGCAGGCGCTAGGGCACCACGAGGAGAGCCTGAAGGCCTTGCTCCGCTCGAGCCAGGTCCCCTCGCTCGACGAGCTCCAGGCGGCCCGCGACCACCGCGAGCAGGGCTGGCAGCTCATCCGCGGCACCTTCATCGACGGGACGGACCCTGGAGCTGCGGCCACGCAGTACGCCGGTCGCAGGGATCTCCCCGGCGCCTACGAGCAGGCCGTGCTGACGGCTGACGACATGGCCGACAGGCTTCGCGTGGATGCGCAGCGCGTTCAGGAGCGGGCGTCGCTGGAGAGCCAGATCGAGGCCAAGCAGGAGCTTCTTTCCAGGCTCGACGGCACGCTGAGCGAGCAGGCAGCCTCCCGGGGCCAGCTCGAAATCGCCTGGCAGGCTGCCTGGAACGGGATCACCGACCAGGTCGGTACGCCCAAGGAGATGAAGGAGTGGCTGCAGCGCGTGGAGCAGCTCTTGCAGAAGGCCGGGCAGCTCGACGGCGCGAAGGCGGAGGTCCGTGTGCTGGAGGCCACGCAGGCCTCACACCTCGAGGCCCTCACGGCCGAGCTGAGGAAACTTGGCCAGCAGCCAGAGCCCGAGACGGAGGGGCTCGAGGCGCTTCTTGCCCGCTGCGAGCAGCTCGCCAGCCAGCAGGAGAGCGCGACCCGGCGAAAGAGGGAGCTCGAGGCTGCGCTGCAGAAGCTCGAGCTCCAGCTCAAGAACGCAACGGAGGCGCGGCGCCAGGCCGAGGAGGAGCTCGAGCGCTGGGGCCTCGACTGGGCCGAGGCCGTGGAGGGCCTGGGCCTCGGGACCAACCCGCACCCCGACCTCGCCCTCGCGACGATGGAGAAGCTCGAGGCGCTCTTCGGGCAGCTGAAGGAGGCCGACACCGCCCACAAGCGCATCTACGGCATGGACAAAGACGAGGAGCGCTTCACCGCGGCGGTGACCCAGCTCGCGCAGCGAATTGCCCTCGACATGGGCGAGCAAACCCCGGCCGAGGTCACCCAGAGCCTGGTCCGGCGACTCGGCAAGGCCCAGGCGGACGCCGCCAGTCTGCAGAAGCTGCGGGCCCAGCTCCGCGAGCTGGAGGAGGAGGTCGCAGAGGCTCGCCAGGAGATCCAGCTCGCCGAGCAGAGTCTAGCCGCGCTGCGGGTCGAGGCAGGCGTTGCGACCGACGAGGAAGTGGCTCCGGTCGCGGAGCGCTCGCAGCATAAGCGCCAGCTGGCCTCCCGGCTCGAGACCCTGCAGCAGCAGCTCCATCAGTCCGGCGAGGGTCACCGCATCGACGAGCTAGAAGAGGAAGCCCGAGAACTGGACGCGGACCAGGCGGGTAACGAGCTGACCCAGCTCGACGCCAAACTCCCCGTCCTGGAGCGCGAGCGAGATGCAGGGCGGGACCACCGGCAGGCCCTGCTCGTGAAGCTCCAGACCCTGGATGGCTCGTCGAAGGCTGCCGAGGCCGCGGAGCGTGCCGAGCAGCTCGTGGCCGGCATCATCCCCGACGCGGAGCAGTACCTGCGGCTCACGATCGCCCGCCTCATCCTCGAGGAGCAGATGGAGCGCTACCGCCAGGAGAACCAGACGCCGGTGCTCAGGCGCGCGGGCGAGCTCTTCGCCAGGCTCAGCCTGGGCTCCTTCTCGGGTCTTCGCGACGAGCTCGATGACGACGGCCAGCCCGTGCTTCTCGGCGTCCGCCCCGACAAGACCGAGGTGAGTGTGGATGGTATGAGCGACGGCACCCGGGATCAGCTCTTTCTGGCCTTGCGACTCGCGACCATCGAGCTGCAGCGGGACCAGCAGGATCCCCTGCCCTTCGTGGTCGACGACATCCTGGTCGGATTCGACGACGCGCGCAGCAAGGCCTGCCTCGAGGTCCTCGCCGAGTTCGCGCAGAAGACCCAGGTCCTCGTCTTCACCCATCACTCGATGGTCGCGCAGGCGGCCAAGGAGCTCGGGAAGGAGAAGGGGGTCTTCGTGCACGAGCTGACACGATGCACGCCATCGTCCCAGCCGTGA
- a CDS encoding recombinase family protein codes for MSARRNGSRASAPAPEVKRCAIYTRKSTSAGLDQEFNSLDAQREACEQYVRNQACIGWQLLPQHYDDGGFTGANLERPAFARLMQDVEAGKIDVVVVYKVDRLSRSLLDFAKVMDRFSRSGAAFVSVTQNFSTADAMGRLTLNMLMSFAEFEREMIAERTRDKIAASRRKGKWTGGIAPLGYDVVDRKLVVNEVEAALVRRIYELYLDRRSAVAVAKALNAEHRTTKHHVAKNGNSHGAREWDKNAVLIVLASPIAAGLMSVGREVFEGEHQAIIGRDVYERVQFLLAEKGGMRTVHHGRNPEYILTGLLRCARCGKAFTPASNRRGEKIYRYYRCSTRDKKGKEACASAPLPAAAIEGFVVQRVREALADGKLLNAVADAAKARLESERKPLEDERAELPLKIAAVSTEGKRLVETASNVTGTARRLLDAKLQDTGDKLGRLESRLVDVQRRLALLEDTELETQWVERCLADFDQIWDRLSNENRGRLVRAVVARVEVDEPNGDVRAFLTDVAPSAAEGARAIDVTP; via the coding sequence ATGAGCGCTCGGCGGAATGGAAGCAGGGCGAGCGCGCCGGCGCCCGAGGTCAAACGCTGCGCGATCTACACGCGCAAGTCCACGTCGGCGGGTCTCGATCAGGAGTTCAACTCGCTCGACGCGCAGCGCGAGGCCTGCGAGCAGTACGTCCGCAACCAGGCCTGCATCGGCTGGCAGCTCCTGCCCCAGCACTACGACGACGGCGGCTTCACTGGCGCGAACCTCGAGCGACCAGCCTTCGCGCGCCTGATGCAGGACGTGGAGGCGGGGAAGATCGACGTGGTGGTGGTCTACAAGGTCGATCGCCTCTCGCGCTCCCTCCTGGATTTCGCCAAGGTGATGGACCGCTTCAGCCGGTCCGGCGCGGCCTTCGTCAGCGTCACCCAGAACTTCTCGACCGCCGACGCGATGGGCCGCCTCACCTTGAATATGCTGATGAGTTTCGCCGAGTTCGAGCGAGAGATGATCGCCGAACGGACGCGGGACAAGATCGCCGCCTCGCGCCGAAAGGGGAAGTGGACTGGCGGCATCGCGCCGCTCGGCTACGACGTCGTCGACCGCAAGCTGGTCGTGAACGAGGTCGAGGCCGCGCTGGTCCGGCGGATTTACGAGCTCTACCTCGACAGGCGATCGGCGGTGGCCGTGGCCAAGGCCCTGAACGCCGAGCACCGGACGACCAAGCACCACGTCGCCAAGAACGGCAACAGCCACGGCGCGCGCGAGTGGGACAAGAACGCCGTGCTGATCGTGCTGGCGAGCCCGATCGCGGCGGGGCTGATGTCCGTCGGCCGCGAGGTCTTCGAGGGCGAGCACCAGGCCATCATCGGGCGGGACGTCTACGAGCGCGTGCAGTTCCTGCTCGCCGAGAAGGGTGGCATGCGGACCGTCCACCACGGCCGCAACCCCGAGTACATCCTGACCGGCCTCCTGCGCTGCGCCCGGTGCGGCAAGGCCTTCACCCCGGCCTCGAACCGCCGGGGCGAGAAGATCTACCGCTACTACCGCTGCTCGACGCGCGACAAGAAGGGCAAGGAGGCGTGCGCCTCGGCCCCGCTCCCCGCGGCCGCCATCGAGGGCTTCGTGGTCCAGCGCGTCCGCGAGGCGCTCGCCGACGGAAAGCTTCTCAACGCGGTGGCCGATGCCGCTAAGGCCAGGCTGGAGAGCGAGCGCAAGCCTCTCGAGGACGAGCGGGCGGAGCTGCCGCTCAAGATCGCGGCCGTCTCGACCGAGGGCAAGCGCCTGGTCGAGACGGCGAGCAACGTCACCGGGACCGCGCGCCGCCTGCTCGACGCCAAGCTCCAGGATACCGGGGACAAGCTCGGCCGGCTCGAGTCCCGGCTCGTCGACGTGCAGCGCCGGCTCGCACTGCTCGAGGACACCGAGCTCGAGACCCAGTGGGTGGAGCGGTGCCTCGCCGACTTCGATCAGATCTGGGACCGACTCAGCAACGAGAACCGAGGCCGCCTGGTGCGCGCCGTGGTCGCGCGCGTGGAGGTCGACGAGCCGAACGGCGACGTCCGCGCCTTCCTAACGGACGTCGCGCCGAGCGCCGCGGAGGGGGCGCGGGCGATCGATGTGACCCCATGA
- a CDS encoding virulence RhuM family protein: MTRGPRDSVPIPSDFLLYAAPDGAVKVRVLFKDDTAWLTQKALAELFGVGVPAINKHLKSIFESEELSRAATVSKMEIVGREGEREVTRGVEFYNLDAIIAVGYRVNSCQATQFRIWATKTLREFIIKGFVLDDAKVPLTQEFFAGVQNKLHWAITGQRAAELIYTSADATKLFMGLSTWKRRTRASEGSPP; this comes from the coding sequence ATGACCCGAGGGCCGCGAGACTCGGTGCCCATCCCGAGCGACTTCCTCCTCTACGCCGCCCCCGATGGCGCGGTGAAGGTGCGCGTCCTCTTCAAGGATGACACCGCGTGGCTGACGCAGAAGGCGCTTGCCGAGCTGTTCGGCGTCGGCGTGCCGGCCATCAACAAGCACCTGAAGAGCATCTTCGAGTCCGAGGAGCTCAGCAGGGCTGCAACTGTTTCCAAAATGGAAATAGTTGGTCGGGAGGGCGAGCGGGAGGTCACGCGGGGGGTCGAGTTCTACAACCTCGACGCGATCATCGCCGTCGGGTACCGCGTGAACAGCTGCCAGGCCACGCAGTTTCGCATCTGGGCGACCAAGACCCTGCGCGAGTTCATCATCAAGGGCTTCGTACTCGACGACGCGAAGGTGCCACTCACGCAGGAGTTCTTCGCGGGCGTGCAGAACAAGCTCCACTGGGCCATCACCGGCCAGAGGGCGGCCGAGCTGATCTACACGTCAGCGGATGCGACCAAGCTCTTCATGGGCCTGTCGACGTGGAAACGCCGCACCCGCGCATCAGAGGGGAGCCCACCATGA
- a CDS encoding transcriptional regulator: MKKRKKKSPERYAPARRLNELKDLINSTGGVTVYEIAERLRVSVRTAIRYVRALQASEEPLYQDREDRKTVWRLMPSARHQTITLSTSQMISLYLSRRVFDFLAGTGFKEDLDDVFARLEALLKRKDFVAARNLDRKIHDVNEAPHLYQDRIEHVNDMITALLREERLRVTHGSVAKYQKPFLLDPYTLLIYKKGLYLAGHSHHHQGLRTFSLDGFKEVEWLKGEKFEYPADYQPSQLSEGAFGLIGGPRTRVRIFFDEKVARYVRRRQWHPTQELKKVEGGVELNMEVAGTVELLSWVLGFGDKAEVLEPESLREEIGAETARVAARYSRK; the protein is encoded by the coding sequence GTGAAGAAGAGGAAGAAGAAAAGCCCCGAACGCTACGCGCCCGCCCGCCGCCTCAACGAGCTCAAGGACCTGATCAACTCCACCGGCGGGGTCACCGTCTACGAGATCGCCGAGCGGCTTCGCGTGAGCGTCCGCACGGCGATCCGCTACGTGCGCGCCCTGCAAGCGAGCGAGGAGCCGCTCTACCAAGATCGCGAGGACCGGAAGACGGTCTGGCGGCTGATGCCGAGCGCCCGCCACCAGACGATCACGCTCAGCACGAGCCAGATGATCTCGCTCTACCTCTCGCGGCGCGTCTTCGACTTCCTCGCGGGCACCGGTTTCAAGGAAGACCTCGACGACGTCTTCGCGCGACTCGAGGCCCTGCTCAAGCGCAAGGACTTCGTCGCAGCGCGAAACCTCGACCGCAAGATCCACGACGTCAACGAGGCGCCGCACCTCTACCAGGATCGCATCGAGCACGTGAACGACATGATCACCGCGCTCCTGCGCGAGGAGCGCCTGCGGGTCACCCACGGCAGCGTCGCCAAGTACCAGAAGCCATTCCTCCTCGATCCCTACACGCTCCTCATCTACAAGAAGGGGCTCTACCTCGCCGGGCACAGCCATCACCATCAGGGCCTGCGGACCTTCTCGCTCGACGGCTTCAAGGAGGTCGAGTGGCTGAAGGGCGAGAAGTTCGAGTACCCGGCCGACTACCAGCCCTCCCAGCTCTCCGAGGGCGCGTTCGGCCTCATCGGTGGGCCGCGCACCCGCGTGCGCATCTTCTTCGACGAGAAAGTCGCGCGCTACGTGCGCCGGCGTCAGTGGCACCCGACGCAGGAGCTCAAGAAGGTCGAGGGCGGCGTCGAGCTCAACATGGAGGTCGCCGGCACGGTCGAGCTCTTGAGCTGGGTGCTCGGCTTCGGCGACAAGGCCGAGGTGCTCGAGCCCGAGAGCCTGCGCGAGGAGATCGGCGCCGAGACGGCCCGGGTGGCGGCTCGATATTCAAGAAAGTAG
- a CDS encoding DNA repair exonuclease, with product MKFLHAADLHLDSPLRGLARHEGAPVDALRGATREAFNNLVELAIEERVAFVLLAGDLYDGTWQDFSTAIFLARKLGELDRAGIRVFGVLGNHDAESKLTKALEKPKNLTLFPANKPRTEVLAEIEVAIHGQSFGQQHVEENLAAGFPAARPGMFNIGLLHTSLDGREGHADYAPCKLDDLRARDYQYWALGHVHAREEASTDPWVVFPGCLQGRHARETGPKGCCLVTVEDGRVESVEHRVLDVVRWASCEVDLGKVTSLQSVLDSASKALREAVDDAEDRIVATRMRFVGASPVHAELRGKTQWLRQKLLELAAELGGEDLWIEKVELATTGKLDRGAVLAGDGALGGLARSILEVREEPSAVRGLEAALATFREKLPPEVFVGADGLRLEDPEVVARLIEEAKELLLGRLLQTGGAS from the coding sequence ATGAAATTCCTCCACGCCGCCGACCTGCACCTCGATAGCCCCTTGCGGGGGCTGGCCCGGCACGAGGGAGCACCGGTCGACGCGCTCCGCGGCGCGACGCGCGAGGCGTTCAATAATCTGGTGGAGCTGGCCATCGAGGAGAGGGTGGCCTTCGTGCTGCTCGCGGGCGACCTCTACGACGGCACCTGGCAGGACTTCAGCACGGCGATCTTCCTGGCGAGAAAGCTCGGCGAGCTGGACCGGGCGGGCATCCGGGTCTTCGGCGTGCTCGGCAACCACGACGCCGAGAGCAAGCTCACCAAGGCGCTGGAGAAGCCGAAGAACCTGACGCTGTTTCCAGCGAACAAACCCCGAACAGAGGTCCTTGCGGAGATCGAGGTCGCCATCCACGGCCAGAGCTTCGGCCAGCAGCACGTCGAGGAGAACCTGGCTGCCGGCTTCCCCGCGGCGAGGCCGGGGATGTTCAACATCGGCCTTTTGCACACGAGCCTGGACGGTCGCGAGGGCCATGCCGACTACGCTCCGTGCAAGCTCGACGACCTGCGGGCCAGGGACTACCAGTACTGGGCTCTCGGCCACGTGCACGCGCGCGAGGAGGCTTCGACGGACCCGTGGGTGGTCTTTCCCGGCTGCCTGCAGGGTCGGCACGCCCGCGAGACCGGCCCCAAGGGGTGCTGCCTGGTCACCGTCGAGGACGGCCGGGTCGAGAGCGTCGAGCACCGGGTGCTGGACGTGGTCCGCTGGGCGAGCTGCGAGGTGGACCTCGGCAAGGTCACCAGCCTGCAGAGCGTGCTGGACAGCGCCAGCAAGGCCCTGCGCGAGGCCGTCGACGACGCCGAGGACCGCATCGTCGCCACGCGGATGCGCTTCGTCGGTGCGAGCCCAGTCCACGCGGAGCTCCGGGGCAAGACCCAATGGCTGCGGCAGAAGCTCCTCGAGCTGGCCGCCGAGCTCGGGGGAGAGGACCTGTGGATCGAGAAGGTGGAGCTGGCCACCACCGGCAAGCTGGACCGGGGAGCGGTGCTCGCGGGAGACGGAGCCCTGGGCGGCCTGGCCAGAAGCATCCTGGAGGTCCGTGAGGAGCCGAGCGCCGTACGAGGGCTCGAGGCAGCCCTGGCAACCTTCCGGGAGAAGCTCCCTCCGGAGGTGTTCGTCGGAGCGGATGGGCTGAGACTCGAGGACCCGGAGGTCGTGGCCCGGCTCATCGAAGAGGCCAAGGAGTTGCTCCTCGGCAGGCTCCTCCAGACCGGGGGTGCGTCGTGA